In Aythya fuligula isolate bAytFul2 chromosome 19, bAytFul2.pri, whole genome shotgun sequence, one genomic interval encodes:
- the GPR107 gene encoding protein GPR107 has protein sequence MAARGAGAAPGWAALGLRLGLALLCAGPAAARVHHLTLRDDVRQKVHLNTFGFFKDGFMKVNVSNLSLKPPVSAAKGTEVGFSLDRTRNDGFSTYLDEELDYCILRKKPEQDVSIVILLLDFTNEVVKVRFSAEASSLLPKISFVSEENATATITKPTKTSEQNADSGTSLEETEQNTDGKDKKSQRSTTTSQSIIEQQHHVRNDGGTFSFQFFFNISSDNQEGLYSLYFHKCVGEKGQPNTDKQLFSLDIEITEKNPESYLSAGEIPLPKLYISMALFFFLSGTVWIHILRKRRNDVFKIHWLMAALPFTKSLSLVFHAIDYHYISSQGFPIEGWAVVYYITHLLKGALLFITIALIGTGWAFIKHILSDKDKKIFMIVIPLQVLANVAYIIIESTEEGTTEYGLWKEILFLVDLLCCGAILFPVVWSIRHLQEASATDGKAAINLAKLKLFRHYYVMIVCYIYFTRIIAILIKIAVPFQWKWLYQLLDEMATLVFFVLTGYKFRPASDNPYLQLSQDDEDDLQMEAVVTTSGVMEGMKKVKKVVNGSAEPRGEWENMA, from the exons ATGGCGGCCCGCGGcgccggggccgcgccgggcTGGGCCGCGTTGGGGCTGCGGCTGGGGCTGGCGCTGCTCTGCGCGGGCCCGGCGGCTGCCCGCGTCCATCACCTCACCCTCAGG GATGATGTGAGGCAGAAAGTGCACCTGAATACCTTTGGCTTCTTCAAGGATGGTTTCATGAAAGTCAATGTCAGCAACCTTTCGTTGAAGCCACCCGTGAGTGCTGCTAAGGGCACAGAA GTGGGGTTCAGTTTGGATCGAACAAGGAACGATGGCTTCTCCACTTACCTG GATGAAGAATTGGATTACTGTATTCTGAGAAAGAAACCAGAGCAAGATGTGTCTATTGTAATCTTACTTCTGGACTTCACAAATGAAGT tGTGAAAGTACGGTTCTCTGCAGAAGCTTCTTCTCTGTTACCTAAAATTTCATTCGTGTCTGAGGAAAATGCTACTGCCACGATTACCAAGCCAACAAAAACGTCAGAACAAAATGCTGATTCTGGTACAAGTCTGGAAGAGACTGAACAAAATACAGATGGCAAAG ATAAGAAGTCCCAACGAAGTACAACAACGTCTCAG agCATAATAGAACAACAGCATCATGTTCGCAACGATGGAGGAACTTTCTCATTTCAG tttttttttaacatcagctCTGATAACCAAGAAGGTCTCTACAGCCTGTATTTCCACAAATGCGTTGGCGAAAAGGGGCAGCCTAATACTGATAAGCAGCTATTTAGTCTTGAT ATAGAAATTACGGAAAAGAATCCTGAAAGCTACCTCTCAGCGGGTGAGATTCCACTGCCAAAACTTTACATTTCCATGgcactcttctttttcctgtctgGGACTGTGTGGATCCACATACTTCGTAAACGCAG AAATGATGTCTTTAAGATTCACTGGCTAATGGCAGCCCTCCCTTTCACAAAATCTCTGTCCTTGGTCTTCCATGCG ATCGACTATCACTACATTTCTTCTCAGGGATTTCCTATTGAAGGCTGGGCTGTTGTCTATTACATCACTCACCT actgAAAGGTGCTCTTCTGTTCATCACTATTGCCCTCATTGGAACTGGCTGGGCTTTCATTAAACACATCCTTTcagataaagacaaaaaaatattcatgattGTCATCCCGCTTCAG GTACTGGCAAACGTGGCATACATTATCATAGAGTCGACAGAAGAGGGAACAACTGAATATGGGCTGTGGAAAGAAATCCTTTTCCTGGTAGACCTGCTGTGTTGTGGTGCCATCCTATTTCCAGTGGTATG gtcAATAAGACATTTACAGGAGGCTTCAGCAACAGATGGGAAAG CTGCCATTAACCTAGCAAAGCTGAAGCTCTTCAGACATTACTATGTTATG aTTGTGTGTTACATTTACTTCACACGGATCATTGCAATTCTCATAAAGATTGCTGTTCCATTCCAGTGGAAGTGGCTGTACCAG CTGCTGGATGAAATGGCCACACTTGTGTTCTTTGTCCTCACTGGGTACAAGTTCCGTCCAGCATCAGACAACCCATATCTACAGCTTTCTCAAGATGACGAGGATGATTTGCAGATGGAAGCTGT